A stretch of the Sulfurospirillum sp. UCH001 genome encodes the following:
- a CDS encoding OprD family outer membrane porin, translating into MLNYITDPLYGFRLGVTAQSNYSPFASANEKALYQNDMYGSGAILSEAYLGYAIGKTDIKIGRQFITTPLLAGSGSRMIKESFEGATIINTDIPATTLVAGYVNKFEARTSTFAAATDVGSVGDFTKTFALSVGKGGAITKAYIDDAYTMMVTNKSINNLTLTAQYAGAEDVAHLGNVNLYHAEANYVLPMNGFKLGFDAMYRASSTDSALDDKLLEGSYLGGRIGIYELAGFGISFAASKSDKSDDLIAGIGNGPDSTYTGTILTAVQSYARNTTSYEGKVSYDFAKLGLVGLTSYVLYAHDDQGYTSGVAQTSGDWDNIAFDITYALSGPLKGLTLSLQYEKDDNDKLNAAGVNTNVKSDEYRFRANYKF; encoded by the coding sequence ATGCTAAACTATATCACGGATCCTTTGTATGGATTTAGATTAGGCGTCACGGCTCAATCCAATTATTCTCCATTTGCGAGTGCAAATGAAAAAGCGCTATATCAAAATGATATGTATGGTTCAGGAGCTATTCTCTCAGAAGCATACTTAGGCTATGCAATTGGTAAAACAGATATTAAAATAGGACGCCAATTTATCACAACTCCTTTGCTTGCTGGTAGTGGTTCACGTATGATTAAAGAGTCATTCGAAGGTGCAACTATTATCAATACAGATATTCCTGCTACAACTTTGGTTGCTGGTTATGTCAATAAATTTGAAGCAAGAACAAGTACGTTTGCAGCTGCAACAGATGTTGGCTCTGTAGGTGATTTTACAAAAACATTTGCACTCTCAGTTGGCAAAGGTGGAGCTATTACAAAAGCATATATTGATGATGCTTATACAATGATGGTTACCAATAAATCTATTAATAACCTGACTCTTACCGCTCAATATGCAGGAGCAGAGGATGTTGCACATCTTGGCAATGTTAATCTCTATCATGCAGAAGCAAATTATGTACTCCCAATGAATGGTTTTAAATTGGGCTTTGATGCAATGTATCGCGCATCTAGTACGGATTCAGCCTTAGATGATAAACTTCTAGAAGGTAGCTATCTTGGTGGACGTATTGGTATTTATGAACTTGCTGGTTTTGGAATTAGTTTTGCAGCAAGTAAATCAGATAAAAGTGATGATTTAATTGCTGGTATTGGTAATGGTCCAGATTCAACCTATACTGGAACAATCTTAACAGCTGTACAATCTTATGCACGAAATACTACTTCATATGAAGGTAAAGTCTCTTATGACTTTGCGAAACTTGGGTTAGTTGGTTTAACATCATATGTATTGTATGCACACGACGATCAAGGTTATACATCAGGTGTTGCACAAACCAGTGGTGACTGGGATAATATTGCATTTGATATCACCTATGCTCTTTCTGGCCCACTTAAAGGTCTTACTCTTTCACTACAGTATGAAAAAGATGATAATGACAAACTTAATGCAGCTGGCGTTAATACAAATGTAAAATCAGATGAATACCGCTTTAGAGCAAATTATAAATTCTAG
- a CDS encoding response regulator transcription factor, whose protein sequence is MSHNPLKHLSILFVEDEDRIRKHITNSLRYIVQDVQEASNGKEALEILKHFSPDIIITDLEMPVMNGVDFIKTIRNNGLDTCVVVLTAHTNNEYLLPLINAHIEHYIVKPIRFEKMLHILQLCNAKLTKLKDSQDLPKGYSYDWNQKMLSYENQQIVLTRKEIAFLELLFQNMHRIVTYDEFQQHVWVNAVMTDDAIRSLVRNLRAKLPIDIISNLSGIGYKIE, encoded by the coding sequence ATGTCCCATAATCCATTAAAACACCTGAGCATCCTTTTTGTTGAAGATGAAGATCGTATACGTAAGCACATAACAAACTCTTTACGTTATATTGTTCAAGATGTTCAAGAAGCAAGCAATGGCAAAGAAGCGCTTGAAATTCTTAAGCATTTCTCTCCTGATATCATTATCACAGACCTTGAAATGCCTGTCATGAACGGAGTAGATTTTATTAAGACCATACGCAACAATGGTCTTGATACATGTGTTGTTGTGTTAACTGCGCATACGAATAATGAATATCTTTTACCTTTGATTAATGCTCATATTGAGCATTATATTGTTAAGCCTATTCGTTTTGAAAAAATGTTGCATATTCTTCAACTATGTAATGCCAAATTAACAAAACTAAAAGATAGTCAAGATCTTCCAAAAGGTTATAGTTACGATTGGAATCAAAAGATGCTGAGTTATGAAAATCAACAGATTGTATTGACAAGAAAAGAGATTGCTTTTTTAGAGCTTCTCTTTCAAAATATGCACCGTATTGTTACCTATGATGAGTTTCAGCAGCATGTTTGGGTAAATGCAGTCATGACAGATGATGCAATTCGCTCTCTAGTCCGTAACCTTCGGGCTAAACTACCAATAGATATTATTAGCAATTTATCGGGGATTGGATATAAAATTGAATAG
- a CDS encoding ABC transporter substrate-binding protein — protein sequence MNRILTLFLLCISIQLFAVSEYAVDKASEISLTEKNNSSHLNVYIPSLPYAYIMRLINGTLVRLSDSPQGWEYYIAYRHKKIDDITYDFWLRHDVKFQDGTPLDADAVVNNFNHFLQGAFTYTDIHHKLKSVKKIDNYHIRIQLNEPYGMLFHDLARINLYTTEYYKHHKWSKSITAENTAITGPYGAGPYILVSGYATGLTQSDTVELKANPYYYEEEKPYIQNLTIYTRKPVEHVIEELANEEGKMDIAFIPLNKKTEIVNSKYAKLVTIPSTTTLSFHMNLMNPHTPLHDIRIRQALNQALDQEKLVKFAYKGEGVISPFPISSNMPSAYALSKEYTLHPPHSFSQEELKAILNGLTLKIITQDRFLPICKGIEYQLKAYGVTLLYDITSDEKYVFKKLLTNRENHFDWDFLIWGNEDWYGHPWATMFTFYTQNQWSSIDEDNTLDEYIRTLFTLDKTDNKFIPLVEAILKHLYNQSYMLSIPSPNTVIGMNKEVDFIPSSVAIMRLWEAKITPYHWSIRGNKSLPKERLDYQLPKRLHPNE from the coding sequence TTGAATAGAATTTTAACTCTATTTTTACTTTGTATTAGTATTCAGCTTTTTGCTGTATCTGAGTATGCCGTAGATAAAGCTTCTGAAATAAGCCTTACAGAAAAAAATAATTCATCACATCTTAATGTTTACATTCCATCTTTACCCTATGCGTATATTATGAGATTAATTAATGGCACTTTAGTGAGACTAAGTGATTCCCCTCAAGGATGGGAGTATTACATAGCATATAGACACAAAAAAATAGATGATATCACCTATGATTTTTGGTTACGTCATGATGTAAAATTTCAAGATGGTACACCTCTTGATGCAGACGCTGTTGTGAATAATTTTAATCACTTTTTACAAGGTGCCTTTACCTACACCGATATTCATCACAAATTAAAATCTGTTAAAAAAATTGATAATTATCATATACGTATTCAACTTAATGAGCCTTACGGAATGCTTTTTCATGATTTAGCAAGGATCAATCTTTATACGACAGAGTATTATAAGCATCATAAATGGTCCAAAAGCATTACTGCGGAAAATACAGCGATTACAGGGCCTTATGGTGCTGGACCTTATATACTCGTATCTGGTTATGCTACTGGGCTTACGCAGAGTGATACAGTTGAATTAAAAGCTAATCCATATTATTATGAAGAAGAAAAACCCTACATCCAAAACCTTACAATTTACACACGAAAACCTGTTGAACACGTTATTGAAGAACTGGCCAATGAAGAAGGGAAGATGGATATTGCCTTTATCCCATTGAATAAAAAAACGGAAATTGTAAATTCTAAATATGCAAAATTAGTTACAATTCCTTCGACGACGACGCTTAGTTTTCATATGAATTTGATGAACCCACATACCCCTTTGCATGATATCCGTATTCGTCAAGCCCTTAATCAAGCTCTAGATCAAGAAAAACTTGTCAAATTTGCGTATAAAGGTGAAGGTGTTATCTCTCCTTTCCCTATTTCTTCAAATATGCCTTCTGCTTATGCACTTTCCAAAGAGTATACACTTCATCCTCCTCATTCATTTAGCCAGGAAGAATTGAAAGCTATTTTAAATGGGCTAACATTGAAAATTATTACGCAGGATAGATTTTTACCCATTTGCAAAGGTATCGAATATCAGTTGAAAGCATATGGGGTTACACTCCTTTATGATATTACCAGTGATGAAAAATATGTTTTCAAAAAATTATTGACTAATCGAGAAAATCATTTTGATTGGGATTTTTTAATATGGGGTAATGAGGATTGGTATGGACACCCTTGGGCAACAATGTTTACATTTTATACGCAGAATCAATGGTCCTCTATTGATGAAGATAATACCTTAGATGAGTATATTAGAACATTATTTACACTGGATAAAACAGATAATAAATTTATTCCATTAGTTGAAGCTATTTTAAAGCATCTTTATAATCAATCTTACATGTTGAGCATTCCTTCTCCAAATACTGTCATTGGGATGAATAAGGAAGTAGATTTTATTCCTTCATCTGTAGCAATTATGCGCCTATGGGAAGCGAAAATTACCCCTTATCACTGGTCTATACGAGGTAACAAATCTCTTCCCAAAGAGCGTTTAGATTATCAACTACCTAAAAGGCTACACCCAAATGAATAA
- a CDS encoding sensor histidine kinase, which yields MNNFSIRAKFLILGIIGLISFLSLALLSLNINQKGFDNLQNVFTDFKKVQNIQSDYIEPLFVIRETILTLVMSPNDEYKKGADERLFPLIEEIKSRFQNVPEVLQKKWLAYERSLQTTRQYALEGFDEGSFMNAVSDEREAFYQLIFQLKNLQEERLELSQKTFNNAENTVLQSHYYLIAGFVLIGLISFLFDSIIVKQIVSSIEKVQQGLKSFFIYLRHQKPYDEELFIHIEHNDELGKMAEAINQRVAEIQEALHQDRLLIQEATETVNNLKEGKFGQRLHSSADYPELNALKDVMNAMIDNLERKIQEEITRRSDQEKLLVQQSKLAAIGNMLGNIAHQWRQPISEINAILMEIEAISRYHTLTQEVLISNLKLCYDVTDHMSNTICDFQNFFKPSKEQEHFSVIEACNNAVSIISSSLKFHNITLVYTTTSKDSFVLGYPNEFSHAILNILSNAKDILVERKCENPCITLNIKMGKKFTIIRIEDNGGGIISENIERIFEPYFTTKHAKQGTGIGLYMTKSIIENNMQGYVSVENTSKGALFTIKIR from the coding sequence ATGAATAACTTTAGTATCCGTGCAAAATTTCTTATTTTAGGTATCATTGGACTTATCTCATTCCTCTCGTTGGCTCTTTTGTCTCTCAACATCAACCAAAAAGGGTTTGATAATCTTCAAAATGTTTTTACTGACTTTAAAAAAGTTCAAAATATTCAAAGTGACTATATTGAGCCTCTTTTTGTGATTCGAGAAACTATTTTAACTTTAGTAATGTCACCCAACGATGAATATAAAAAAGGCGCGGATGAGCGTCTTTTTCCCCTCATTGAAGAGATAAAGAGTCGTTTTCAAAATGTCCCTGAAGTCCTTCAAAAAAAGTGGCTAGCGTATGAGCGTTCTCTGCAAACTACCCGTCAATACGCACTAGAAGGATTCGATGAAGGCTCATTTATGAATGCCGTTTCAGATGAGAGAGAAGCATTTTATCAGCTTATATTTCAACTTAAAAACTTACAAGAAGAACGTCTTGAATTGTCCCAAAAAACATTTAATAATGCTGAAAATACTGTTTTACAAAGTCATTACTATTTAATTGCTGGATTTGTACTTATAGGATTAATCAGTTTTCTTTTCGACTCAATTATTGTGAAACAAATTGTAAGCTCCATCGAAAAAGTCCAACAAGGACTTAAATCGTTTTTTATCTACTTGCGCCATCAAAAACCCTACGATGAAGAGCTGTTTATTCACATTGAACACAACGATGAGCTTGGTAAAATGGCGGAAGCGATCAATCAGCGTGTTGCTGAGATTCAAGAAGCACTCCACCAAGACAGACTACTTATCCAAGAAGCCACAGAGACCGTGAACAATCTCAAAGAAGGAAAATTTGGACAACGCTTGCACAGTAGTGCTGATTATCCAGAGCTCAATGCCCTAAAAGACGTGATGAACGCCATGATCGATAATCTGGAGCGAAAAATTCAAGAGGAGATAACTAGACGTAGTGATCAAGAAAAGCTACTCGTCCAACAATCAAAACTAGCAGCCATTGGTAATATGCTCGGCAATATCGCACACCAATGGCGACAACCCATCAGTGAAATCAATGCTATTTTGATGGAGATTGAGGCTATTAGCCGTTATCATACCCTTACCCAAGAGGTACTCATCTCAAATCTTAAACTCTGTTACGATGTGACAGACCATATGTCCAACACCATATGCGACTTTCAAAATTTCTTTAAACCCTCCAAAGAGCAAGAGCATTTTAGTGTCATTGAGGCGTGTAACAATGCTGTTTCTATTATCAGTTCTTCATTAAAATTTCATAATATTACACTTGTCTATACAACTACCAGTAAAGATAGTTTTGTTTTAGGCTACCCTAATGAATTTTCTCATGCTATTTTAAATATTCTCTCTAATGCAAAAGACATTTTAGTGGAACGAAAATGTGAAAATCCGTGCATTACATTGAACATAAAAATGGGAAAAAAATTTACCATCATTCGTATTGAGGATAACGGTGGTGGAATTATTTCAGAGAATATAGAGCGTATTTTTGAGCCTTACTTTACGACCAAACACGCTAAACAGGGCACAGGTATTGGCCTGTATATGACAAAATCTATTATAGAAAACAATATGCAAGGTTATGTCAGCGTTGAAAACACATCAAAAGGAGCCTTGTTTACTATCAAAATTCGTTAA
- a CDS encoding cytochrome C — protein MLKKTISVLLASSALFAGDVLYSVKDKPVYSDATSTKVIGKLLPTNAIEVLVEEGERVKFKLKGYQNPTAPNVIYFTDKARIFSLAFAKTATPDIKVDVKGENGKWNSVSVEAYTTKGDFENKMEPMMERASKLYSDNCSICHTLNTVDHFTANQWPSTFRAMLDRTPIQKEDVWLVIEYLQKNASDMKK, from the coding sequence ATGCTAAAGAAAACCATCAGTGTCTTACTTGCATCAAGCGCATTGTTTGCTGGCGATGTATTGTATTCGGTGAAAGACAAACCTGTCTATTCAGATGCAACTTCAACAAAAGTGATTGGAAAGTTGCTTCCAACCAATGCGATTGAAGTTCTTGTAGAAGAAGGCGAGAGAGTTAAATTTAAACTTAAAGGGTATCAAAATCCAACAGCGCCAAATGTTATCTATTTTACAGATAAAGCGCGTATCTTTTCCTTAGCGTTTGCTAAAACAGCAACACCTGATATTAAAGTGGATGTTAAGGGCGAAAATGGAAAATGGAACAGCGTTAGTGTAGAAGCGTACACGACAAAAGGTGATTTTGAAAATAAAATGGAACCAATGATGGAAAGAGCAAGTAAGCTCTATTCAGACAATTGCTCTATTTGCCATACCCTTAATACTGTAGATCACTTTACTGCCAACCAATGGCCTTCAACATTTCGTGCAATGCTTGATAGAACGCCAATCCAAAAAGAGGATGTTTGGTTAGTCATTGAGTATCTACAAAAAAATGCTAGCGATATGAAAAAATAA
- a CDS encoding molybdopterin guanine dinucleotide-containing S/N-oxide reductase, producing the protein MISRRNFLKIGASLAAVPVLSHLTGTYTLFAQEMSSDLIKNGEVMTGAHWGVLKITLKDGKIVDSKPAYTTSTIPNSLQVNTADMVYKSRVKYPMVRKSYLENPDNPKSALRGSEEFVRVSYEDAIKLVARELKKTRQQKGSESIFAGAYGWKSVGNVHNSRILLHRFMNLSGGFTGTLGDYSTGASQVIMPHVLGSIGVYEQQTSWPVVLQHSDVVVIWGANPISTLKISWQIDDGQAFAYLEKLKQSGKKIIIIDPRRSETARYFDQATWISPLPNTDVAMMLGMAHHLYSNNKVNKEFLDTYTFGFDKFKSYLLGKEDGIEKNVAWASKICKISEKIIKELAELFFDKRTFIMSGWGMQRAHHGEQPHWALVTLASMIGQIGQPGGGFSLGHHYSGAGVPTRKGAAIGGMNAASLGFFDKDGKFVGTKAADAGENNTGESWKQKVSASSFPVARISDALLNPGKTIQHNGKNITYPDIDFIYWVGGNPFSHHQDTNTLVKAWKKPRTVVVNSIYWTPTAKMADIVFPTTSQYERNDIAMIGDYSKHGIAPMKQVVAKQNEARDDYQIFCDLCLAYAGKELFNAYTDNGKKEMDWIEEYYNTAYNTILKTPQLITDMKPFKEFWATNKPVTFSSTMESEEFIKFKDFIEDPILQPLGTPSGLIEIYSETIAKMNYDDCRAYPSWFEPAEWLGMKNKPAEFHMISAHPHDRLHSQQNQTSLRDSYAVAGHEPIYINTKDAAKKGIKSGDVVRVFNKRGEILAGAVVTNDIMEGVVNIYEGVWYDPEKPGVSGSICKNGSPNLLTLDIPTSKLANGNISHTALVNIEKFKGSKKPLTAFTAPKGA; encoded by the coding sequence ATAATCAGTAGAAGAAATTTTTTAAAGATCGGCGCTTCACTAGCGGCAGTTCCTGTTCTTTCGCATTTAACAGGAACTTATACACTTTTTGCACAAGAGATGTCTTCAGACTTAATCAAAAATGGTGAAGTGATGACAGGTGCTCACTGGGGTGTACTTAAAATTACTCTAAAAGATGGCAAAATTGTTGATTCAAAACCTGCGTATACTACGAGTACCATTCCAAACTCACTGCAAGTTAATACTGCTGATATGGTTTATAAATCACGTGTTAAATACCCAATGGTAAGAAAAAGCTATCTTGAAAACCCAGACAATCCAAAATCAGCCCTTAGAGGTAGTGAAGAGTTTGTGCGTGTGAGTTACGAAGATGCCATTAAACTGGTTGCGAGAGAGCTTAAAAAAACACGTCAGCAAAAAGGATCTGAAAGTATTTTTGCAGGTGCTTATGGATGGAAAAGTGTTGGTAATGTTCATAACTCAAGAATTTTACTGCATCGTTTTATGAATCTTAGTGGTGGATTTACAGGAACATTAGGGGATTATTCAACAGGTGCAAGTCAAGTAATTATGCCACATGTGCTTGGAAGCATTGGAGTTTATGAGCAGCAAACCAGCTGGCCAGTTGTTTTACAACACTCTGATGTCGTTGTTATTTGGGGTGCAAATCCTATTTCTACGCTTAAAATTTCATGGCAGATTGATGATGGACAAGCGTTTGCATACCTAGAAAAACTCAAACAAAGCGGTAAAAAAATTATCATTATTGATCCAAGACGTTCTGAAACTGCACGTTATTTTGATCAAGCGACATGGATATCTCCACTTCCAAATACGGACGTTGCGATGATGCTTGGTATGGCGCATCACCTCTATAGCAACAACAAAGTCAACAAAGAGTTCCTTGACACGTACACCTTTGGCTTTGATAAGTTTAAAAGCTATCTTTTGGGCAAAGAAGACGGCATTGAAAAAAATGTTGCATGGGCAAGCAAAATTTGTAAAATTAGTGAAAAAATCATTAAAGAGCTCGCTGAACTCTTCTTCGATAAACGTACGTTCATCATGAGTGGATGGGGTATGCAAAGAGCGCATCACGGCGAACAACCACACTGGGCACTTGTTACTTTGGCATCGATGATTGGACAAATCGGCCAACCTGGTGGCGGTTTTTCACTAGGTCATCATTATAGTGGAGCAGGTGTTCCAACACGTAAAGGTGCTGCAATTGGTGGTATGAATGCTGCAAGTTTGGGTTTTTTCGATAAAGATGGAAAATTTGTTGGTACAAAAGCAGCAGACGCAGGTGAAAACAATACTGGTGAAAGTTGGAAACAAAAAGTTTCAGCATCTTCATTCCCTGTTGCAAGAATTTCAGATGCACTTTTAAATCCAGGAAAAACTATACAACACAATGGTAAAAACATTACTTACCCAGATATTGACTTTATTTATTGGGTCGGTGGTAATCCATTTTCACATCACCAAGACACCAATACTCTTGTAAAAGCATGGAAAAAGCCACGTACGGTTGTTGTGAACTCCATCTACTGGACTCCAACAGCAAAAATGGCTGATATCGTTTTTCCTACGACCTCACAATACGAGAGAAATGATATCGCTATGATTGGTGATTACTCTAAACATGGAATTGCCCCTATGAAACAAGTGGTTGCAAAACAGAATGAAGCGCGTGATGATTATCAAATTTTTTGTGACTTATGCCTTGCATATGCTGGTAAAGAGCTCTTCAATGCTTATACAGATAATGGTAAAAAAGAGATGGATTGGATCGAAGAGTACTACAATACTGCTTACAATACAATTCTAAAAACACCACAACTCATTACCGACATGAAACCATTTAAAGAATTTTGGGCTACGAATAAGCCAGTTACATTTAGTTCAACTATGGAAAGTGAAGAATTTATTAAATTCAAAGATTTTATAGAAGATCCAATTTTACAACCACTAGGTACCCCTTCTGGTTTGATTGAAATTTATTCTGAAACGATTGCCAAGATGAACTACGATGATTGTAGAGCATATCCAAGTTGGTTTGAACCAGCTGAGTGGCTTGGAATGAAAAATAAACCGGCAGAGTTTCATATGATCAGTGCCCATCCTCATGATCGTTTGCATTCTCAACAAAATCAAACAAGCCTACGTGATTCATACGCAGTAGCTGGACATGAGCCAATTTATATCAATACCAAAGATGCGGCAAAAAAGGGTATTAAATCGGGTGATGTAGTACGTGTCTTTAACAAACGTGGTGAGATTCTTGCAGGTGCCGTGGTCACTAATGACATTATGGAAGGTGTTGTCAATATCTATGAAGGTGTTTGGTATGATCCTGAAAAACCAGGCGTTTCAGGAAGTATTTGTAAAAATGGTAGTCCAAACCTTTTAACACTCGATATCCCAACTTCAAAATTGGCAAACGGCAATATTTCACATACAGCACTTGTTAATATCGAAAAATTCAAAGGTTCTAAAAAACCACTCACCGCATTTACGGCTCCAAAAGGCGCTTAA
- a CDS encoding c-type cytochrome — translation MKPIVRTIAMAIIVGAVSAQATPLYTKCVACHGAEGEKAALGKSMIIKDMSKADFITAMKGYKDGSYGKDQKALMKAQVTALSDAQIEEIASFIVKK, via the coding sequence ATGAAACCAATCGTAAGAACAATAGCAATGGCTATTATCGTAGGCGCAGTAAGTGCACAAGCAACACCACTTTATACCAAGTGTGTAGCGTGTCATGGTGCAGAAGGGGAAAAAGCGGCATTAGGTAAAAGTATGATTATCAAAGATATGAGCAAAGCAGATTTTATCACTGCAATGAAAGGCTATAAAGATGGCTCATACGGTAAAGACCAAAAAGCACTTATGAAAGCTCAAGTAACTGCTCTTAGCGATGCGCAAATTGAAGAGATTGCCTCTTTTATCGTAAAAAAATAA
- the petA gene encoding ubiquinol-cytochrome c reductase iron-sulfur subunit, giving the protein MAQTRRDFIGMALGGITAVGGVYALGAMKKSWDPLPSVQSAGFVTVDVSSMNEAEVRTIQWRGKPVFILRKSVDMPKNPARDITIGEKSFVVVIGLCTHLGCIPSWAPATKQFKCACHGGEFDASGINTFGPPPRPLDIPPFKVSGESLVLGEEGEEYKKMMKKA; this is encoded by the coding sequence ATGGCTCAAACTAGACGAGATTTTATAGGAATGGCACTAGGAGGCATCACTGCAGTGGGTGGTGTCTATGCTCTTGGTGCTATGAAAAAGAGTTGGGATCCACTTCCAAGTGTTCAATCTGCTGGATTTGTTACTGTAGATGTCTCTTCGATGAATGAAGCAGAAGTACGTACCATCCAATGGCGAGGTAAACCTGTATTTATTCTTCGTAAAAGTGTAGATATGCCAAAGAATCCAGCACGTGATATCACCATTGGTGAAAAAAGCTTTGTTGTGGTTATTGGTCTTTGTACACACCTTGGGTGCATCCCTTCATGGGCTCCTGCAACCAAACAATTCAAATGTGCGTGTCATGGTGGAGAATTCGATGCCAGTGGTATCAATACCTTTGGACCACCACCTAGGCCTCTTGATATTCCTCCCTTTAAAGTTTCAGGCGAGTCTTTAGTGCTTGGTGAAGAAGGCGAAGAGTATAAAAAAATGATGAAAAAAGCGTAG
- a CDS encoding cytochrome bc complex cytochrome b subunit, with amino-acid sequence MAEIRKSEGFIDWLDQRLAVKAFMRVMMTEYWIPKNINFLWAMGVVLVVLFGVLLVTGLLLLMYYKPDINLAFDSVNYTIMQEVEYGWLWRHMHGVAASATFLIIYIHLFTGIYYGSYKKGREMIWITGMVLFIAFSAEAFSGYMLPWGQMSYWAAQVITNLFSGIPVIGDAVVIWIRGDYVVADATLTRFFMLHVVLLPLVIILVIAVHFYSLRFPHVNNEYSEELDFEKEAEKYLDGRKKESKVVPFWPVFLSKDFFVVGFFMTFFFFLCCYHFDFAMDPINFEPANSMKTPAHIYPEWYFLWNYEVLRGFFFDIAGIAAMDIGLIAFVIANMVFFVLPFLDRNPMNTAPAHKRPLFKYWFWILVADMIVLTVYGKLPPTGVNAWVGFFAAILFLGLFIALPFITKKEAKGDAQ; translated from the coding sequence ATGGCAGAAATTAGAAAAAGCGAAGGCTTTATAGATTGGCTTGACCAACGCTTAGCCGTCAAAGCATTTATGCGTGTGATGATGACTGAATACTGGATTCCTAAAAACATCAATTTTCTTTGGGCAATGGGTGTTGTTTTAGTAGTGCTCTTTGGTGTGTTATTGGTCACGGGACTTTTGTTATTGATGTACTATAAACCCGACATTAATTTAGCGTTTGATAGTGTCAACTACACCATTATGCAAGAAGTCGAGTATGGCTGGTTGTGGCGTCATATGCACGGAGTTGCAGCATCTGCTACGTTTTTGATTATCTATATTCATCTTTTTACAGGCATTTACTATGGTTCCTATAAAAAAGGCAGAGAGATGATCTGGATAACGGGTATGGTGCTTTTTATTGCCTTTTCTGCAGAAGCGTTTAGTGGCTATATGCTCCCTTGGGGACAGATGAGTTACTGGGCAGCACAGGTCATTACCAATCTTTTTAGTGGTATACCTGTCATTGGTGATGCTGTGGTGATTTGGATCCGTGGTGATTATGTCGTAGCCGATGCTACCCTCACTCGTTTCTTCATGCTTCACGTGGTGCTTTTACCATTGGTGATTATTTTGGTGATTGCCGTGCATTTCTACTCGCTTCGTTTTCCGCATGTGAACAACGAATACTCTGAAGAGCTCGACTTTGAAAAAGAAGCAGAAAAATACCTAGATGGACGTAAAAAAGAGTCTAAAGTAGTGCCTTTTTGGCCAGTGTTCCTCTCCAAAGATTTCTTTGTGGTAGGGTTCTTTATGACATTTTTCTTCTTCCTTTGCTGTTATCATTTTGACTTTGCGATGGATCCGATCAACTTTGAACCCGCAAACTCGATGAAAACGCCAGCACATATCTATCCTGAGTGGTATTTCTTGTGGAACTATGAAGTCCTTCGAGGCTTTTTCTTTGATATCGCAGGTATCGCAGCGATGGATATTGGCTTAATTGCATTTGTTATCGCTAACATGGTCTTTTTCGTCTTGCCATTTTTAGATCGCAATCCGATGAATACAGCACCTGCACATAAACGTCCTTTATTTAAGTACTGGTTCTGGATCTTGGTAGCGGATATGATCGTTCTAACCGTCTATGGCAAACTGCCTCCAACAGGTGTCAATGCATGGGTAGGCTTCTTTGCAGCTATCCTCTTTTTAGGGCTCTTTATCGCCTTACCATTTATCACTAAAAAAGAAGCGAAAGGAGATGCACAATGA